From a region of the Solanum stenotomum isolate F172 chromosome 2, ASM1918654v1, whole genome shotgun sequence genome:
- the LOC125855770 gene encoding uncharacterized protein LOC125855770, producing the protein MPPRRATQGCPARINVEPQEQGVPNATNVQPQGEVTNVEFCEAIEMLSLAGTNQDSLSVHEYGLKFTQLSRYAPEMVKDMRSRMNFFVAGLGRLLSKDGRATMLIGDMDISRLMVYVQQVEEEKLMDMEEYKTKKVKTRNESGQQKGSVNRSSFQKQKGPAPSSASAPAPRNRGDYNGQNSQDFRARPAQSQSSVVQGGSLTLACARCGRTHPAKRIDSVAYKLELPQELAVVHLTQVTRINTQCAVDLVERSRVSGELPCISEDPFYSLSSLVH; encoded by the exons atgcctccacgaagagcaaCACAAGGTTGTCCAGCTAGGATAAATGTTGAACCACAagagcaaggggtacctaatgcaacCAACGTGCAACCtcaaggagaggtcactaatgTCGAATTCTGTGAGGCTATCGAGATGCTAAGCCTAGCTGGgactaaccag GATTCcttgagtgtgcatgagtatgggttgaagttcacccaactgtcCCGCTATGCTCCTGAAATGGTTAAGGACATGAGGAGCAGAATGAACTTTTTTGTTGCTGGTTTGGGTCGTTTATTGAGCAAAGATGGTAGGGCTACGATGCTGATAGGCGACATGGACAtctcaaggttgatggtttatgtgcagcaggttgaagAGGAGAAGTTAATGGACATGGAAGAGTATAAAACCAAGAAAGTTAAGACTAGGAATGAGTCTGGGCAGCAGAAGGGCAGTGTGAATCGTTCTTCCTTTCAGAAGCAAAAGGGGCCAGcaccatcatctgctagtgcacctgcacccagaaacagAGGAGACTATAATGGTCAGAATTCGCAAGACTTCAGGGCTAGACCAGCACAGTCCCAAAGTAGTGTGGTACAAGGAGGTAGTTTAACTcttgcatgtgctaggtgtggtagaacccacccag ccaagaggattgacaGTGTAGCTTAtaagttggagctaccacaggaATTAGCAGtggttcatctg acgcaggtaaccaggatcaacaccCAGTGCGCCGTTGATCTAGTCGAGcgctccagagtcagtggtgagcttccttgcatttcggaggacccCTTTTATtcgctttctagtttagttcattag